A window of the Coprobacter fastidiosus genome harbors these coding sequences:
- a CDS encoding RHS repeat domain-containing protein, whose protein sequence is MTTEDGNSFREKVLYYDIFGKHTETVQVGASPQGKDLHFTFGYDILDRPVSESLPLPDGNRNYYGDAFPYSGCVYGNSSLNRIRESYGPGAAWRDNGKSIKTEYLVNADSGDLSCAEFRAEDNGEDVRLIRSGLYAAGELSVARTTDEDGKVVYTFTDFEGKLLLTRRMNGTEPHDTYIVYDDRGRKRIVLPPLAADELTATASWGCNSSEVIKKYGYVYRYDGRDRVIEKKLPGCDPVHFVYDRSDRLILKQNGNNRRDGVWQYYQYDGLGREVIWGVLPSSAAREDWEVIFRDTVCCERFIGLGQDENFGYTNTAAFNESRTPLIVSYYDSYAFEALSDSFLTYVDKPDFGKRIERPSGKLTGQIIALLNNPELKEHVTHYYDNRGRVIQTNACSVSGFHNYSFTKYDFIGQPISVRKEHYSIYPAKAILEPEATYDHTIVYDYEYDHAGRLTRLYQTFDKNERIKIAEYRYDEAGRLVGKVLHDGKFDCKYDYNIRGWLTEIDEPFMNEKIYYNEDLPEGVEPLYNGNIADVYYSAHDSAHFRLSYDGLNRLTASQQYTRDGVKTAAAEAFTYDKMGNITSIVRSTQNPQPDYINRVQLFYDGNRIIRGEGSPYYGDYNDMVYPNYSGRDIEYEYDPNGNLIKNSDNRISLTTYNLLNLPQTVAFSDKSLSVFYYMADGRKIRNATGAYSISTAVPIDSVIKNTDPYISYMSEWNDVYWYQRTQQKYINTPEGNIEVSTGRKMSFSYCYTSKDHLGSIWHYWNNLNNSRANIYYPSGIMREKRRSPYNYGLTGKEIVYDNGLDEYFFGARTLFAPINRFNQPDPLCEEYYHISPYAYCANNFINVLDPDGKDPIYAKNFWGKIKLIGDDGQKSTGSYLVRGSVAREVKAATKSGNFYTGNLSESKNVMHIPTGQIQQDVQRTATAALNSGTSPETRVEYGGHVLFGDTNARIWDAGTTMQTQILSDGSTEKKWSVKPFKIGGKNNQFGGLISQIQFFWHIHPNGSTPSRGDIWWVGELRKYGFTGNSFLIDINNNRVIFFNEKGSLMNIKYDDFKRMGKQEDIK, encoded by the coding sequence ATGACCACCGAGGACGGAAACAGTTTCAGGGAAAAGGTGTTGTATTACGATATTTTCGGAAAACATACGGAAACCGTGCAGGTAGGCGCTTCTCCGCAAGGGAAAGACCTGCACTTCACCTTCGGTTATGATATTCTCGACAGACCTGTCAGTGAATCGTTGCCGCTGCCTGACGGAAATCGAAATTATTACGGGGATGCATTCCCTTATTCCGGATGTGTTTACGGAAACTCCTCTTTGAATCGGATTCGTGAATCTTACGGACCCGGAGCGGCTTGGAGGGATAACGGGAAATCAATCAAGACTGAATATCTCGTCAATGCAGATTCCGGAGACCTGTCTTGTGCTGAGTTCCGGGCGGAAGATAACGGAGAGGATGTCAGACTTATCCGAAGCGGATTGTATGCTGCCGGTGAACTGTCGGTAGCCCGGACAACGGACGAGGATGGGAAAGTCGTATATACTTTTACCGATTTCGAAGGGAAATTGCTCCTGACACGAAGAATGAACGGGACTGAACCGCACGATACGTATATCGTGTACGATGACCGGGGGCGTAAACGGATCGTTTTGCCGCCTCTGGCAGCCGATGAATTGACAGCTACGGCGAGCTGGGGGTGTAACAGTTCCGAGGTAATTAAAAAATACGGGTATGTGTATCGTTATGACGGTCGTGACAGGGTGATCGAGAAAAAGTTGCCTGGCTGCGATCCCGTGCATTTCGTTTATGATCGTTCCGACCGCCTTATTCTGAAACAAAACGGGAACAACCGAAGAGACGGGGTATGGCAATATTATCAATATGACGGACTGGGGCGGGAAGTGATCTGGGGGGTACTGCCCTCATCGGCCGCTAGGGAAGATTGGGAGGTGATATTCCGGGATACGGTTTGTTGCGAACGTTTTATCGGCTTAGGACAGGACGAGAATTTCGGATATACCAATACGGCCGCTTTTAATGAATCCCGGACTCCCTTGATCGTCAGCTATTATGACAGCTATGCTTTTGAAGCGTTGTCGGATTCGTTCTTGACTTATGTCGATAAGCCTGATTTCGGTAAACGTATCGAGCGGCCCTCCGGTAAACTGACCGGACAGATCATCGCTCTTTTAAATAATCCCGAACTGAAAGAGCATGTGACCCATTATTATGATAATCGAGGAAGGGTTATTCAGACCAATGCCTGCTCTGTTTCCGGATTCCACAATTACAGCTTTACCAAGTACGACTTCATCGGGCAGCCTATATCCGTGCGGAAAGAGCATTACTCCATATATCCCGCTAAGGCTATACTTGAACCGGAGGCGACTTATGACCATACGATCGTCTATGATTATGAATATGACCATGCAGGACGGCTAACCCGGTTATATCAGACTTTTGACAAGAACGAAAGAATCAAGATTGCCGAATATCGATATGACGAAGCCGGAAGGTTGGTCGGGAAAGTGCTGCACGACGGAAAGTTCGATTGTAAGTACGATTATAATATCAGGGGATGGTTGACAGAAATCGACGAGCCTTTTATGAACGAGAAGATATATTATAACGAAGATCTTCCGGAGGGTGTCGAGCCTCTTTATAACGGGAATATCGCCGATGTCTATTATTCGGCTCACGACAGTGCGCACTTCAGACTGTCTTATGACGGGCTGAACAGACTTACCGCTTCTCAACAATATACTCGGGACGGCGTCAAAACTGCTGCGGCCGAGGCTTTTACTTACGATAAAATGGGGAATATCACTTCTATCGTCAGAAGTACGCAAAATCCTCAACCCGATTATATTAACCGAGTGCAATTGTTTTATGACGGCAACCGGATCATCAGAGGGGAAGGTTCGCCTTACTATGGAGACTACAACGATATGGTATATCCCAATTACTCGGGAAGGGATATCGAGTATGAGTATGATCCGAACGGAAACTTGATCAAAAACTCGGACAACAGAATTTCCTTGACGACCTATAATCTGCTGAATCTCCCCCAAACCGTCGCCTTTTCTGACAAAAGCTTATCGGTTTTCTATTATATGGCCGACGGAAGAAAGATTCGGAACGCTACCGGGGCTTATTCGATAAGCACGGCTGTTCCTATCGACTCCGTAATCAAGAATACCGACCCGTATATCTCCTATATGTCCGAATGGAACGACGTGTATTGGTATCAGAGGACGCAACAGAAGTATATAAATACGCCTGAAGGGAATATAGAGGTCAGTACAGGTAGGAAGATGTCTTTTTCTTATTGTTACACCAGTAAGGATCATCTCGGATCAATTTGGCACTACTGGAACAATTTGAACAACAGCAGAGCTAATATTTATTATCCTTCGGGGATTATGCGGGAAAAGAGAAGGTCGCCTTACAATTACGGACTGACAGGCAAGGAGATCGTTTATGACAACGGGCTGGACGAGTACTTCTTCGGGGCTCGTACTTTGTTCGCGCCGATAAACCGTTTCAACCAGCCCGATCCGCTTTGTGAAGAGTATTATCATATAAGTCCATACGCCTATTGCGCTAATAATTTCATTAATGTGCTTGATCCGGATGGAAAGGATCCTATTTATGCTAAAAATTTCTGGGGTAAAATAAAACTAATTGGTGATGACGGACAAAAAAGTACAGGATCTTATCTTGTTCGTGGTTCCGTGGCACGAGAAGTAAAGGCTGCAACAAAATCGGGTAATTTTTATACTGGAAATTTGTCTGAAAGTAAAAATGTTATGCATATTCCCACAGGGCAAATTCAACAAGATGTACAACGCACCGCTACTGCAGCACTAAATAGCGGAACATCACCCGAAACAAGAGTTGAATATGGTGGACATGTACTATTTGGTGACACAAACGCTCGCATCTGGGATGCTGGGACTACTATGCAAACACAAATATTATCGGATGGCAGTACAGAAAAAAAATGGTCTGTTAAACCTTTTAAAATCGGAGGTAAGAACAACCAATTCGGTGGTCTAATAAGTCAGATTCAATTTTTCTGGCATATTCACCCAAACGGATCTACGCCTTCAAGAGGAGATATATGGTGGGTTGGAGAA
- a CDS encoding vWA domain-containing protein, with product MKTLKIKSIFSTILCVIWISGLSAQSLTVTGTVTDENNRPLIGANVSIEKSRKGTVTNEHGKYSIEAIQGDIIRFSYIGYKTQKVKANRKIIDVKLYPDNNLLMEECVITSDEVSNRAISSKQMAVRNLGMPALIYDRYANREEYSHNAENRFKSPVKDPLSTFSIDVDAASYSNIRRFINQGEMPPKDAVRIEEMINYFNYNYPKPTGNDPVRITTEVGICPWNKTHRLVQIGLKAREIESQNLPASNFVFLIDVSGSMFGPTRLELVKSSLRLLVNNLREKDRVAIVTYCGDARVALPSTPGNEKQKIKDALETLTAGGSTAGGAGIKEAYRIAQKNFIAQGNNRIILCTDGDFNVGASSETELENLIESKRKGGIFLTVLGYGMGNYKDNKMQILAQKGNGNHAYIDNIQEANKVLVNEFGSTMYAVAKDVKLQVEFNPAKVQSYRLVGYETRILNDEDFNDDTKDAGEMGAGHTVTALYEIIPTGISGNIPGSIDPLKYQTETNINTQTSNSSELLTVKLRYKTPEEEKSKKIEKSVTDMGKDNVSPDFRFASAVAMFAQLLKDSDFKGEATYDKVIETANKGLSFDPEGYRAEFVRLVQSAKGLNKQALNFIKNLSLTILPLYTIKKIHSNTFLQ from the coding sequence ATGAAAACCCTTAAAATTAAATCGATATTTAGCACAATCTTGTGCGTTATCTGGATTTCCGGACTATCCGCTCAATCCTTAACCGTAACGGGAACAGTAACCGACGAAAACAACCGACCTCTTATCGGAGCAAATGTTTCGATAGAAAAAAGCCGGAAAGGAACAGTAACAAACGAACACGGAAAATATTCGATCGAAGCGATACAAGGTGACATCATCCGTTTTTCTTATATCGGATATAAAACCCAGAAAGTAAAAGCCAACCGAAAAATAATCGATGTCAAACTATATCCTGACAACAATTTGTTGATGGAAGAATGTGTCATAACGTCGGATGAAGTAAGTAACCGGGCAATCAGTAGTAAACAAATGGCTGTCAGAAATCTCGGTATGCCGGCGCTTATCTACGATCGATATGCAAACCGGGAAGAGTACAGCCATAATGCCGAAAACCGATTCAAATCTCCCGTCAAAGATCCCCTATCGACATTCTCTATCGATGTGGATGCTGCTTCGTACAGCAATATAAGAAGATTTATCAACCAAGGTGAAATGCCTCCGAAAGATGCCGTACGCATCGAAGAGATGATCAATTACTTCAATTATAATTACCCGAAACCAACCGGAAATGATCCGGTACGAATCACAACGGAAGTCGGTATCTGCCCGTGGAATAAAACTCATCGTCTGGTACAAATCGGATTAAAAGCCCGGGAAATCGAAAGCCAAAACCTCCCGGCATCGAATTTCGTATTTCTGATCGATGTATCGGGTTCTATGTTCGGACCGACACGTCTCGAACTCGTAAAATCCTCTCTGCGGCTGCTGGTGAACAACCTGCGTGAAAAAGACCGGGTAGCCATCGTCACCTATTGCGGAGATGCGCGGGTCGCCCTACCTTCTACTCCGGGAAATGAAAAACAAAAAATCAAAGATGCTCTCGAAACTCTCACTGCGGGAGGATCAACCGCCGGAGGTGCAGGCATAAAAGAAGCTTATCGCATTGCTCAGAAAAACTTTATCGCACAAGGAAACAACCGGATCATACTCTGCACCGACGGAGATTTTAACGTCGGCGCATCCAGCGAAACAGAATTGGAGAACCTGATCGAATCGAAACGAAAAGGCGGAATCTTCCTGACTGTTTTAGGTTATGGAATGGGAAATTATAAAGACAACAAGATGCAGATACTGGCTCAAAAAGGGAATGGCAATCACGCTTATATCGACAATATTCAAGAGGCGAACAAAGTCTTGGTAAACGAATTCGGCAGTACGATGTATGCTGTCGCCAAAGATGTAAAACTGCAAGTAGAATTTAATCCGGCAAAGGTACAGTCATACCGTCTCGTCGGATATGAGACTCGGATATTGAATGACGAGGACTTTAACGATGATACTAAGGATGCCGGAGAAATGGGTGCAGGACACACGGTCACAGCCCTTTATGAAATCATCCCCACCGGAATATCAGGTAATATTCCGGGAAGTATCGATCCGTTGAAATACCAGACCGAAACGAATATAAACACGCAAACAAGCAACTCTTCGGAACTACTGACCGTGAAACTCCGGTACAAAACTCCGGAAGAAGAAAAAAGTAAAAAAATAGAAAAGAGCGTAACGGATATGGGTAAAGATAACGTATCACCGGATTTCCGGTTCGCTTCGGCAGTCGCCATGTTCGCTCAACTACTCAAAGACTCGGATTTCAAAGGCGAAGCTACTTATGACAAAGTCATCGAGACTGCCAATAAAGGTCTTTCTTTCGATCCGGAAGGATACCGTGCCGAATTTGTCCGTCTTGTACAAAGTGCAAAAGGATTGAATAAACAAGCTCTGAACTTTATAAAAAATTTATCATTAACTATTTTACCCCTCTATACAATCAAAAAAATACACTCAAACACATTTTTACAATAA
- a CDS encoding RNA polymerase sigma factor, with translation MKKNFSFVVLNCNPYLYRKIKSTFFKPHISSLPDEELLARYNRTGDTKYFGELYNRYIPLLYGVCLKYLGNAEKAEDAVMQLFEELTEKIGRYEITLFRTWLYSVVKNHCFQLLRKEEREIPVNLDADFVESADIVHLLSDDEEDSRLPALQKCMRQLPPQQRECIELFFMQEQSYADIASRTGYSLNHVKSYIQNGKRNLKICILKQGDE, from the coding sequence ATGAAAAAAAATTTTTCTTTTGTCGTTTTGAACTGTAACCCTTATCTTTACCGAAAAATCAAATCGACGTTTTTTAAACCGCACATATCGTCTTTGCCCGATGAAGAGTTGCTTGCTCGGTATAATAGAACGGGTGATACGAAATATTTCGGCGAACTGTATAACCGTTATATTCCGTTATTGTACGGAGTCTGTTTGAAATATCTGGGAAATGCCGAGAAAGCAGAAGATGCCGTAATGCAGCTTTTTGAGGAGTTGACCGAAAAAATAGGACGGTATGAGATTACCCTATTTCGTACATGGTTATATAGCGTGGTAAAAAATCATTGTTTTCAACTCTTGCGGAAAGAGGAACGGGAAATTCCGGTAAATCTTGATGCCGATTTTGTGGAATCGGCGGATATCGTGCATCTATTAAGTGACGATGAGGAGGATTCTCGTTTGCCGGCGTTGCAGAAATGTATGAGGCAGTTACCTCCGCAGCAGCGAGAATGCATCGAATTGTTCTTTATGCAAGAACAGTCGTATGCCGATATTGCAAGTCGGACAGGTTATTCTTTGAACCATGTAAAGAGTTATATCCAGAATGGGAAAAGAAACTTGAAAATTTGTATCTTAAAACAGGGTGACGAATGA
- a CDS encoding energy transducer TonB, which translates to MNLKQYIRGRRRGKAARDLEKEALNDPFLNDAIDGYDAVPGDHSRHLENLHRKVSRSSLERADFRRLAGLVAGLLILFAVNFFFYRKEKVEMTAMDTTAGQAEAVWADTGKSVETKIVPPLIAEAKERETEQMVRSDDEIKKAHNAPVIRQKNKEGVVEESLAMSTDVVSEDEVRLADAPKDEVKVMAMSKRAVAAARPLVTAAHEATGIVTDESGNPLAGVAVQIKNSKTGVVTGSDGRFSIPVSGKDSLQFSFVGFETASICADPNSPMSVVLSENPMALSESVIVKSSGLEPIVGWKEFRKYLKREMRLPADTCRNISGKVSLAFEIDKQGRPVNIEVGKSLCPSLDREAVRLLKSGPIWQGSAKVGQVDIWFK; encoded by the coding sequence ATGAATTTGAAGCAATACATACGAGGCCGGAGAAGGGGCAAGGCTGCCCGGGATTTGGAGAAGGAAGCGTTGAACGACCCTTTTCTGAATGATGCGATCGACGGGTATGATGCCGTACCGGGCGACCATTCTCGTCATTTGGAGAATTTGCATCGTAAAGTTTCCCGTTCGTCATTAGAGAGGGCCGATTTTCGTCGTTTAGCAGGTCTGGTTGCCGGGCTTTTGATTCTGTTTGCGGTCAATTTCTTTTTTTACCGAAAAGAAAAAGTCGAAATGACGGCAATGGATACTACTGCCGGACAAGCGGAGGCTGTTTGGGCGGATACGGGAAAAAGTGTCGAGACTAAAATCGTTCCGCCCCTGATCGCTGAGGCAAAAGAGAGAGAGACCGAACAAATGGTTCGTAGTGATGATGAAATAAAAAAGGCACATAATGCACCTGTTATCCGACAGAAAAATAAAGAGGGTGTGGTTGAAGAGTCTTTGGCGATGAGTACAGATGTCGTTTCGGAAGATGAGGTGAGACTTGCCGATGCACCGAAAGACGAGGTAAAAGTCATGGCTATGAGTAAACGTGCTGTTGCTGCAGCACGACCGCTTGTTACTGCTGCTCATGAAGCGACCGGGATTGTTACCGATGAGTCGGGTAACCCTTTGGCAGGAGTTGCCGTACAGATAAAAAACTCAAAAACAGGGGTTGTTACCGGATCGGATGGCAGATTTTCGATACCGGTCTCAGGAAAAGATTCTTTACAATTTTCATTCGTAGGATTTGAAACTGCTTCAATCTGCGCCGATCCGAATTCTCCTATGTCGGTTGTCCTATCGGAAAATCCGATGGCTTTAAGCGAATCGGTGATAGTAAAATCCAGCGGTTTAGAGCCGATCGTGGGGTGGAAAGAGTTCCGTAAATATCTGAAACGGGAGATGCGGCTTCCGGCAGATACTTGCCGAAATATTTCGGGTAAAGTATCTTTGGCTTTCGAAATAGACAAACAAGGTCGTCCGGTAAATATCGAAGTTGGAAAATCTCTATGTCCTTCATTAGATCGAGAAGCGGTCCGATTATTGAAAAGCGGTCCTATATGGCAGGGTAGCGCTAAGGTCGGACAAGTCGATATCTGGTTTAAATGA
- a CDS encoding DUF6250 domain-containing protein has translation MKHRLFTSLSLLLLYLLILPACQPKKQNTDNNGNRENHERFPLSEWVIEDESDSASFTFLHDTLEIVSPKGLTMWYNRELSGNYKISYSISLRMDGRESDRLADMNCFWAASDPLHPDSLFFRSEERHGIFKNYNSLNLYYVGYGGNDNTTTRFRKYHGKFYGTEDDNRVKPLLQEYTDEKHLLKPNNWYNVVITVQDGVSQFSVNGEELFRLEDKEPYEKGYFGIRLLENRAQITAFSVEKL, from the coding sequence ATGAAACACAGACTTTTCACAAGCCTATCTCTTCTTCTATTATATTTATTAATCTTACCGGCTTGTCAACCGAAAAAACAGAATACGGATAATAACGGGAACAGAGAAAACCACGAAAGATTTCCTCTTTCCGAATGGGTCATCGAAGATGAATCGGACTCGGCAAGCTTTACATTCCTGCACGATACGTTAGAGATCGTTTCTCCCAAAGGTCTCACCATGTGGTATAACCGGGAACTTTCGGGTAACTACAAAATATCCTACTCCATATCTCTACGCATGGACGGACGAGAAAGCGACCGGCTCGCCGACATGAACTGTTTTTGGGCTGCATCCGATCCTTTGCATCCCGATTCGCTTTTCTTCCGGTCGGAAGAACGGCACGGTATATTCAAAAATTATAACTCTCTAAATCTTTATTATGTAGGATACGGAGGGAATGACAATACGACAACCCGTTTCCGGAAATATCACGGGAAATTCTATGGTACAGAGGACGATAACCGAGTAAAACCGTTGTTACAAGAATATACAGACGAAAAACACCTGTTGAAGCCGAACAACTGGTATAATGTCGTTATCACGGTGCAGGACGGTGTCTCACAATTTTCGGTAAATGGTGAAGAACTTTTCCGACTGGAAGATAAAGAACCGTATGAAAAAGGATATTTCGGAATACGGTTATTAGAAAACCGGGCACAAATAACGGCATTCAGCGTAGAGAAACTCTGA
- the ilvA gene encoding threonine ammonia-lyase: MLTLDKIYQASYVLKEVIRHTDLIYAPQINPDSQIYLKPENLQLTGSFKVRGAYYKISQLTDEEKAHGVIACSAGNHAQGVALGATKNGIKSLICLPAGAPISKVEATKKYGAEVCLVEGVYDDAYQKALQLKEEKGYTFVHPFDDENVIAGQGTIGLELLEELPDVDVVIVPVGGGGLISGVAFAIKSLKPNVKVYGVQASGAPSMLNSITNQKIERLNSVSTIADGIAVKEPGIHTYDICNKYVDGIVTVTDDEISTAILTLIEQQKLIAEGAGAVSVAAAMFNKVPVKGKKVICLVSGGNIDVTILSRVINRGLLKTGRSYTLTVELADRPGQLVGVTGIIARMGANVISVHHERAGSKDITGCYLQVVMETRNHEHIEKIRQELIREGYHVIS, from the coding sequence ATGCTTACATTAGATAAGATTTATCAGGCTTCTTACGTACTGAAAGAGGTTATCCGTCATACTGATCTTATATATGCTCCGCAAATCAATCCGGACAGTCAAATATATCTGAAACCGGAGAATCTGCAACTGACCGGTTCTTTCAAAGTAAGAGGTGCTTATTACAAAATATCCCAACTTACCGATGAAGAAAAAGCTCACGGCGTTATCGCCTGTTCTGCCGGGAATCATGCTCAAGGCGTAGCTTTAGGGGCTACTAAAAACGGAATAAAATCTTTGATCTGCCTTCCGGCCGGAGCTCCTATTTCAAAAGTAGAAGCTACAAAAAAATACGGGGCAGAAGTGTGTCTCGTCGAAGGAGTTTATGACGATGCTTATCAAAAAGCATTACAACTGAAAGAGGAAAAAGGTTATACGTTTGTTCATCCGTTCGATGACGAGAATGTTATTGCCGGACAAGGAACTATCGGACTCGAATTATTAGAAGAACTCCCCGATGTAGATGTAGTGATCGTCCCTGTCGGTGGCGGAGGACTGATTTCCGGTGTTGCTTTTGCCATAAAATCGCTGAAACCCAACGTTAAAGTCTACGGTGTACAGGCAAGCGGAGCTCCCAGTATGCTCAATTCTATAACTAATCAGAAAATAGAACGTCTCAACTCGGTATCGACAATTGCCGACGGTATCGCCGTAAAAGAACCGGGTATTCATACCTATGACATCTGCAACAAATATGTCGATGGGATCGTTACCGTAACCGATGATGAAATCTCTACGGCAATATTGACGCTTATCGAACAGCAGAAACTGATAGCCGAAGGAGCTGGTGCTGTATCGGTGGCAGCCGCCATGTTCAATAAAGTTCCTGTCAAAGGGAAAAAGGTGATTTGCCTTGTATCCGGCGGAAACATCGACGTAACGATTCTTTCCCGTGTCATCAACCGAGGGCTTCTCAAAACCGGAAGATCTTATACGCTTACGGTAGAGCTGGCAGACCGTCCCGGTCAATTGGTCGGCGTAACCGGAATTATTGCCAGAATGGGGGCTAATGTTATTTCGGTCCATCACGAACGGGCGGGCAGCAAAGACATAACAGGCTGCTATTTGCAAGTCGTTATGGAAACCCGCAATCACGAACACATCGAAAAAATCCGGCAGGAGCTGATTCGGGAAGGTTATCATGTTATTTCTTAA